From the Miscanthus floridulus cultivar M001 unplaced genomic scaffold, ASM1932011v1 os_2044_2_3, whole genome shotgun sequence genome, the window atttgtgttaatctttGTTTTCTCCCTATCCTATCACCCGTTGTGCCGTTGCAatattttaattttagtttgctttattgaacggtCGTCCCTCGTGTGTCATCGTGTTGGTTGTGTCTAGATTTTGTTGTGTGatcttggtctagtgtcaagtcttgtcTTCCAGTGGGgtgatagtttgttccttttcGCCAAATCTTGCATTCCAGTTGGTTGTTACGTGAGCAAATTGAGGGCAAAGAATAAGTCAAGTTGAGAGAGACATATAGTACAAATCTTTATCCTGATCCTTATTTCCACGTTTAAAAAGGATATCTCATCTGATCTCCACGGTTGTAGCTAGTGGATTATTCTTGCACACAATTAGAAAGAAAGGAAAGCATTAATTGACAGTTATAGTCTCTTTTGGAAATAATATGCACACACGATTTTCTACTGTTGGTTAGTTGTGATCCTTGTTGGGCATCTCTTTGGTTTTTCCTTGTGCTAATCCAAAAGGAAAGTTCCTGTCAGGGTGTCCACACCTAGGCAGTCCTACTGCTGATATTGCTTTGCTGGCCGAGAGTTTAGATCACACTACATTGTAGCTTCTTGATATTTTTATTTACAATTATTTTAGCAGCACTTTTCTGAGTAAAAAAAGAAAGAgttaaaggcaaagaggtgcaaaaaccaaaagaagaaaaaaaagccgcacctaaaaaaagagagagaaaaaaataaagaaggaaagaaaaagaaagtgaaaaaagttcagaagtgcttgcatccttttgagtccttatGCTGAGTTGCATTGTATTGCTTGATTAAACTAGGTCCAGGACAAGtttaggccagcgacatagactagcttgggactacttttcaatcttacaATTTCGGacttaaattattgctattccttgctaccatattttaagcctcccaagctccatatatatacttcagatcagaaTAGAAAAAAGgcctttgcaatctcggtaccactaccttataggtatcacgaaccagccatcggttgtaccgcccactgcttacgttggtaagaactttgtaagagcttggtaagacgcttccacttactatgaaaagtgacaccactacaaccacatagtcatttggtagggataactttcaccgtttgtttctgtttttgtgtttacaatgacaggttgttcgtatccaccgacttatgatggtataggtgctgatgagtacatttagtgggaaattgccatcgataacatatttgctactcgctttatgtgtccaagaaggaaggtaaaaaatacagctagtgttttacgacattctgctttatcttggtgggagtctttagatccttctgataaacctcaaacttggaatgatatgaaacttcttatgcgagaaatatttgttaatccacctcctgttttgacttcatatactgaggtgcaccatttagaggaagagtatgttgttattcctcttgctatgactaaccttctataggataatatacataagcgagaggatggcATGTAAGAAAataaggagctcacaacctcatatgcaaattcagaaccatgacttcacaatgcacctattacttctgctgaaaacacaggtaatgcccatggtgctacactcacagaagataaaaattgtcttaatgtactaaatttttctacaaatcatgctatcatagagtaattgttagtggaaccctctcttgatttatctttgtcccatgataatttgcttgatgtttcttgtgataaagataaattggttgatgatgctttagttttacatgttttagaAGCAGTCACTTATGCTAAAAAtacacatgttattcatattgctactaaaactgatgagctcaaactgttaTCTTCTTTACAtgctttgggttacattgaatttgatgttttatgtaacctagattatttggaggagagcctttttaaatatgctgatttgccttggttttctaaacacacatatcatgttattggcggatataacaacaaaggacaatatatgatacatcgagtatacgttCGTAGTAATataaattctccttttgttgtacaagattatgatcgtttagaggacagccataataatacaaatattttctcatgtttctcaaagaaacaagttcacttctaagaaggggagcattgttggttgctagaccatctattcctgcattgtctttggttagttctaatcttttgcaggatagcgCTGACATACATcctgtgcattcggatcatggagtctacatgtgtgctaaaatttttatgcgagatgacatgctagaaacttggaaacatggtcacgttccatctcataattatttcagttccctttgtcttcgcaactccattctcctttgtgttgtgcaggttagtttcaagcacaatcaacGTCGatgacggcttttcatcaagaaggggaggatgatgaggacatgacacacatgcatatgaccatgtttggtgcatggtatagAGGGATAGGagtccagcaagggtgtccaagtcaagaaggaggcccaaagttaattcggttcgagtccccgaggtggaggcccaaagcaactcaagttcgagcccatctcggaGTCCAGGAGTAGCACATACTAAAAACGACGCCCAGGTCACATACGGTGTCCATTTTGggcgttctttatatggatggaaagataatttcatggagcttccaatggCACCAGTCCCACCTTAAAATTCGATCGAagtcaatgggaatcatcaaaacaagtggaCGTCCAatagaaaccggaggcccggtccaacatgattttgagtctacctcggcctccaggaccagtctgccttaaactggtcgcccaggacacatccggactctatttaaggcagactggtcctggaggccgaggcaggcttgaaatcatgttggaccgggcctccggtttctgtcgGACGTCTActtatttcgatgattcccattgactcCGATCGAATTTTAAGGTGGGACTAGTGCCATTGGAAGTTCCATGAAATTACCTTTCCATCCGTATAAAGAACGCCCAAAACAGACAGCATATGCGACCGGGGTGTCCTTTTTAGTACGTGCTGCTCCTGGACTCCGAGAcaggctcgaacttgagttgctttggacctctacctcggggactcgaaccgaattagcctcgggcctccttcttgacttggacacccttgctagcctcctatcCCTCCATACCATACACCAAACATGATCATATGTATGGGTGTCATATTTTCATCACCAAGGACACAATGCCTGATATTCTAGAAGTCCAAAAAAATGTGAAAGACATGGTAAAGGCAAAGAGATACAGTATGGTGAGTTTAGGCAATTTTGGACCATTTGATGACCGATGGATCTTGTGTCCAGAACATTTTCTAAAGCATCGGTGGGCAGTAAATCTGCTAAACAGCTTCACAGTACAATGaacatttaaaaaaacaaaaacgtatgaaaaaaaactaaatttCCAGTATAATCTTTTTTAACTCACTTTTCTACTGAACAATGCCAGCTTGCACAAGTTCAATACGAAACTAATAAAAACCCCATGAAGGAACACAACATGGCCAAAAAAGGGAGCAAGAACCAAAACTCCAAAAGCATCTCTGAAACATGTACAGTACCCAGAGCCACTAACATAAACACTCCTTTTTTCGGTATAATCTTTAAACTTACGTTCCTAAGTAGGGTATAATCTTCTGCAAGTTGAATCTGAACAACCAGCAAATTAATAAAGACCGCATGAGAAAAGCAACATCGCCAAAGAGGGGCTAGAATCACATCCCCTGAAACGTGCGTTCAGTACTAAGAGCCATTAAAATAGACACATATACAAATATGTCTCCAAAACGTTAGGCAAGAAAATGCCGTTCAGACTCGACGCACTGCATTCCCCTTTGGTCGCTAAAGAGTAAAGAGAGAGCAGAAAAAGAAACGACCTGCCACCGCGCGCACGATAGCTGATGCGAGGGTGTCGCTGCCCGCCGTCCGTCCCGACGGACCCCGGCGACCCCGCGCCGTGACCCGGCGCAGCGCCCGAACCGCCACCCCCGCGTCGACGCTGGCCAGCGCCGCGCGCGCCGCTGGTGAGCCGGGGTATGGCTCCGCCCCCCACGCGGCGCACAGCCCCTCCAGCTCCGCCTCCACCGCGTAGCATCGCGCCGCAGGATGCCGCTGCCCGTGCCcgcgaagaggaggaagagggagagagagagacaggtcTGGGCTGTGGTTCCGCCTCCTAAACCTGTGGTTATCTCATCAGATGTGTGATATATGGAGAATTAAATATACACTATTTATGAAATTAAATACATAAATTAAGACTATTTTatgctacaataaacatgtgaCCACGCGGGAGCTGCGGATGGGAGTCGACGGGGAATCTGTCAACATGGCAGAGACAAAGGACAGGCTTGTCATCCTAAGGACTAGGGTGCAGGAGTCACGGGCATGACTTGTCACCTCAAATATTGCATCAAAATAGGCATACTACTGCCTGGATTCTTTTAGAATTTTGACTATATAAATCCATTGCAGAAACGTTTTAAATTTAGATTTTTTAAAGAAGCCTTTGGAATTAGAATTATTTTATAAATTTGTTTGGCTAGTGAACTATATTCTAATTTATAGTaatatgcatatcatataaataaaaGTATGCATAAAAAATTCTAGATTTTTTATGGACAGGGAACAATATAAATATGACATATTTTAGCTTATTGCACTAAAAACTATAATTGAAACAATACAATTAGTAGCGTAGGAGAGAAGAGAATCGTTGTGAAACTAGGATATAGCTGTTTGGAGAGCTAGTGAAGAAAACAAGAATCGTTTCAAGGAGAAACAGTGCTTTTGTTTAAGTGTGTTTGGAACAGATTTGGATGATTTTGACCGGAAACTGAATCATTTCGAGTATGCAAACAAACCCTTACTCTTTTTCATCAAAAAAGTATCATTCTTATTTCtcaaaaaaataaatattttttagcattaaccaaatatatatagataaTATTAATAGTATTCACAATGCATACTAAATATTAGTAAATTAACCTTTGAAtacatttttataataaacttacgaTACAAATGTTGTTATTATGTTTTATAAATAAGTTTGACTAGCGCAAAACTCTATCCGACACTTTTCTTAGGCGATGGGAGTAGAAGCTAGTGGGGCTCCATTAAAACACTCAAATTAAAGATTGTGAGGTAACCCGAAGATTGATTGGTTGTAAGATACTCCGGTGCTCATTGCACCGGAGATTGGTGAAGTGCAACTCTAATGAAGCCAAGTCTTAAAGAGCATCTTGTGATCTTCTAAAAGTACGAAACTGTGTCATACCAAGCTTGACACACCTCCATGGCCAGACAATTGATAATTCGGCCCCCTCTCGTTCGGGTGGGGTTGCCATCAGCTCCTACATCGACCACAAAAGCCTTACCGTCACGTTAAGCTCAAGGGTTCACCATTAGTCTTAACGTCACCAACCACTCATGGTAACCAATGTATATGCATTGATTAGCTCAATGGAAATGTCATTTGTGCTCTTTGGTGTTGTCAGGATCAGAACGTGCTACATATATAGAAATTGAATTTTTGAATATCTTATTACTATATTATCCTCTATTATGATTTTCTGATAAACACATACGTACCGCACGTACACATCCACTGGTTCTCTACTATAACGAGTGTTGTTTGATGGATCACCATGATTTTTTCCCATCTGAAAAATGGATTTTATTTCAATAATAATAATTCAACTATATTTTACAGGTAAACATGATTACATTTGATAATAATAAATTACATGTAAAAGCCCCAACTTTTTGAGGCAATTACGAATGAATTATAAATTACTTAACATCTTGTGTCCTATGCTGTATTGCTGAAGTTACCAACCAAAGACTTGCTCTGCACCACCTGTGAACTGTAATCCTTGTCCTGTTATACATCAGGCTTCAAAGCTGATCTGCAACTCTTCCTTGCCGACCATGAGGAAATGAGACCCTCTGTCGATCACCTTCTTGCCGTCCTCCCTCGCCCGGCTGAAATGTTCGCACGGGCTGACATCAAACCTGACGTTGGCCTTCTCCCCTGCCTTGATGTGCTGGCTCCTGAACCCGATCAGCTGGCTCACCGGCCGGCCATCCGTCTCATTGGGCCACCGGAGGAACATGAGCACCGAGTGCTTGCCGTCCATTGGTCCGTGGTTCTGCACCTCGACCTCCGCCGGGAACTTGAGCTGCTCACACCCGTCCGCGCCGATGTCATCGACGTGGTAATAGCTCGTGGTGTCCTTGGTCGTCGCGGACAGGCCGGCAAGTAGGCTCGTGCTAGGAGCCAGCTGGTTCTTGCCGTCGGTGACTAGCTGGTGTGAGAACTTGGAGTAGCTGAGGCCGTATCCAAACTTGTAGATGGTGTTGCCCCGGTAGAAGCGGTAGCTCCTGCCCGGGTATCCGGTGGCCGGATCGGCACGCATTCGCATGTCCGTCATGGGCACCTTAGTGAACTCCTCCGGGTACCATGTCACGGGCAACCTGCCGCTGGGGTTGTGGTCGCCGAAGAGGACTCTGGCGATGGCAAGCCCTCCTGCCTGGCCTGGGTAGCCTGCCCACAGGATGGCGCCGATCTTGGGGTTCGACTGCGCGAACGTGATGTCCACGGGGCCGCCCGTGAGCAGCACAAGGATCACCGGCCGCCTCGGCCGCGCTGGCGACGGCGGTGATGAGGCTCTGCTGCTTTCCCGGGAGCAGCAGGCTCGTCCTGTCCAGCCCTTCCTTCTCCTGATCCTGGCTGAGCCCCATAAACAGGAACACATACTCCGACGAGCTCGCGAGCGCGGCCGCCTGGCCCGTCGCGGCGTAGCCGCAGGCCGCCGAGCTGCACCCGGCCAAGAACCGCACGTTCCTGACATAGCTCTGGATCCCCTCGAGCGGCGTGGTGGTCTCGCACGCGGGGCCGAAGTAGTTCCCGCTCAGCACGAGCGGGTCGTTGGCGTTGTGCCCGATCACGGCCGCGGAGCCCACCGCGGACCGGTCGAGCGGGAGGATGCCCGCGTCGTTCTTGAGGAGGACGATGCCGTCCTGCGCCGCCTCGAGGGCGAGGTTCTTGTGGTCGGCGGTGCACACGTCCGCAGCGCCAAGGCGGCCGTACAGCGCGTTGCCGCGCGGGTCGCCGTCGAAGTGGCCCAGCCGCATCCGCACGGCGAAGAGGTTGGTGAGCGCCTTGTCCACGTCCTTCACCGTCATCTTCCCCTGCTGGATCGCGGCCATGCCGTGCTCCTGTGTGTAGGTCCCGCAGTTCAGGTCCAGTCCTGAAATTATAAATTAATAAAAGCCAGGTCAGTCATATTAGTGCAGTGTCTCGTACTTACTGATTAAAGCTCCCCGGCCAGTATAAACTTACCAGCCTTGAGGGCGACGGCGACGGTGTCCTCCGGCGTGGGCACGTAGCGCTGCGCGTCGTGCATGATGGCCACGGCGTCGCAGTCCGAGGACACGTAACCGTCGAGGCCCCAGGCGCCTCGGAACGTCTTGGTGAGCAGGTCGGAGCTGGCGCAGGCGGGCACGCCGTTGATCCCCGTGTAGGCGCACATGACGCAGCTGGCCTTGCCGTCGACGACGCAGCTCTGGAACGGCGGGTTGAACGTGTCGGCCAGGTCCTGCATCGTCACCCGGGCGTCGAAGTCGTAGCGCGCCACGCCGTTCCAGTCCTCGAGGTCGTAGGCCGTGGCGTGCTTGCAGCACGCCGAGGCCTGCAGCGTCGCCGGAGCGCCGGCGGGGGTGCTGCCCTGGATGCCCCTGACGAAGGCGACGCCGTACTTGCTGGCCACGGCCGGGTCCTCGCCGGGGGTCTCCTGCCCGCGGCCCCACCGCGGGTCCCGGAAGATGTTCACGTTGGGTGACCAGATGGTGAGCCCCTCCGCCTGCCCCAGGTTGTATAGCGCCCGGGCCTCCC encodes:
- the LOC136534558 gene encoding uncharacterized protein, whose translation is MLTDSPSTPIRSSRVVTCLLFRRRNHSPDLSLSLPLPPLRGHGQRHPAARCYAVEAELEGLCAAWGAEPYPGSPAARAALASVDAGVAVRALRRVTARGRRGPSGRTAGSDTLASAIVRAVAEGSSSDGKQLMGCGAYQSTFGIFNQAASAPSWVLNNPAQAISVRLEQMVAPSGRFLAATPLNLEVGKPQKASSGSQNASAGSQNASPQMLALEELEFSKVFMIFGYLDGKFPL